Below is a window of bacterium DNA.
TACCCGATGGCGAGTTTAAGGGCGTTTCCGCCACCCCGGTGTGGATACGGACGAATGAAAGCAATCCGCCCACCTGGGCGCTGGGCCTGAGATTCGAATTGCCGGAGGAGGAACGCGAACAGCTCGAAAAATCCCTGAAAAAAAACCTCCGGAAAACCCTCCGCTAGACGAAGTTAATCCCGAAAATCGTCCCGCACGTCCGCCCCGGCCATGGCGCCGCGCGGGAGGATGCGTGGCGCGGGTGGCCCGAGGCGCGGTGGCCCGCGCCACCCCGTATCTTCTGCACCTGCCGCTGCCGCCCCATGTGCGAGAGTGGGCCTGCCGCGCTCCAAAAGGGGGGCGGGCGAAAGGGGGCTGGAGATGTGCCTGCGGGATATGAGGGACCGCCCGGAAGAATCGTCCGAAAAAGAGCGCCGGCGGGGCGGTTGCGGGATGCTGCGCGATACTGCGGGTTTTTTTGAGAGCGGCGGGGCGTGCGGGATGCTGCGGGATACTGCGGGATTTTTTGCGCCGCCCCCCCCCTAATCCCGGAAATCGTCGCGCACGTCCGCTCCGGCCATGGCGACGCCGAGGGGGGTGAGGGTGTGGAGAATCTTGAGGGCGTCTTCGTGCAGGGCGAGGACCTCGGCGAGGTTCTTGTAGCAGCGGGGGTCCTCGTCGGTGTCGGCGCCGCGCAGGAGGATGCCCAGCTTTTTCATGTTCGCGTTCATCTCCTGGCGGGTGAAGCGCCCGCCGATGCGGATGGGCCGGCCCCCGCGCCATTTTTTCTTGCCGGCGGCGGCGGTGCGGCTCATGGTGCGGCCCGCGCCGTGGACGGTGGAGCGGAGGAGCTTGCGCGCGGCTTCGGTGTCCACGCCCTCGGCGATGACGGAGATGCCGCCCATGGAGCCGCCGATGAAGCAGCGCTGGCCGGGCCAGGCGGGGGTGGCGCCCTTGCGGACGATGAGGAGCTTCTCGCCGCCGTGTTCTTCCTCCCAGGCGAAGTTGTGGTGGTTGTGGACCGAATCGAGGGCGCGCGCCCCGAGGATTTCGAGGACTCTTTGGCAGACGTAGTCGCGCCCGGCGTAGGCGTAGCGCCCGGCGAGCTTCATGGCCTGGAGGTAGTCGCGCCCGATCTCGCTCTTGAGGGAGAAGACGGTGGCGGGGGCGTGCATGTTCTCGCCGCCGGGGCGGGCGTCGAAGGGGCGGCCCTTGGCGAGATTGAGGAAGCCGGTGCAGGTCTTGTGGCCGAAGCCGCGCGAGCCGAAGTGGACGCCGATCCAGATCCGGTCCGCCTCGTCGCGGAAGATGTCCACGTAATGGTTCCCGGAGCCGATGGTGCCGAGCTGGCTCATGGCGAGGCCGCGGAGCTTGCCGATGGGGCGGACGTTCCGCCAGGCGGGGTCATCGAAGAGTTCGTGCCCGACGGGCTCGGGGTTCTCCCGGCCCATGCCGAATTCGAGGCTTTGGTAGATTTCGTCCATGATGCGGGTTATTTCGGGGCGCACGTCGCTGGCCGCCAGATCGGTCAGGACGGCCTTGTTCCCGCAGGCGATGTCGTAGCCCACGCCCGAGGGGCTGACGGCGCCGCGGTAGGCGATGACGCCGCCGATGGGCATGGAGTAGCCCAGGTGGTGATCGGCGAGGAGCGCCCCCGCGGCGGCTTCTGTGTCCTCAAGGCAGCGGCGGATCTGATCGAGGGCGCCGACGTCCACCGGCGCGCCGCGGATTTCAAGGGGTTTGAGATTCGGCTTGGACATGGGGGCACTCCCGAAGGGTCCCGGAACAGGGCGATGGGATGGCTTTGGCCCTGGATTGAATATGCGGCCCCGGGCGGAGGGACTCAAGGGGGTGGGGTTTGCGGCGCGCGGCCGTCAGCCGGGAAACAGGGCCGAGACGATATCCGAAGCTGAGGGTTCGCCCCCTCCGGCACATCTATTATTTTACATAATATATCTTATCATGAGTAACGAGAAAATGCGGGCCGGAAAGAAAGCCTGCCGGCGGCGCTTATTGTCCGCCCAGTTTCCGTATCCTGTCCCGGAGATCGGCCGTCAGAAATGGGCTCCGCGGGTGCTTCTGGCTGAGTTCCTCGTAAACCTTGAGGGCCTCCTTGGGCTTCCCCTGCGTCTCGAAGCAGGCGGCGATCGAGAGATAGATGTCCTGGGTGATGAGCCGGCCCGGCTTCGCGATGGCTTGGCGCCACTCGCCGCGGGCTTCGTCGCATTTTCCCTGGTCGGCCATCGCCCCGGCCAGCCCGCGCCGCGCGACCGCCCGGTCGGTCTCGGTCAGCCCGCCGATCGCGAGCGCCTCCCGGTAGGTTTTTTCGGCTTCCCGGGGCTTGTTCCGCTCAAGCAGCAAGGCCCCGAGCTCGAGCCGGGCCAGGATTCCCGGCCGGGTTCCGGGGTATTTCTCCGCCGCCGCACGCAGCAACGCCTCCATTTGCTCGGCATCGCTCTGCGCCGTGAGAACCGCCGTGCCGTAGGCCAGCGCGGCGAGCCGCCGGGTTCGGCCCTCCCAGAACCAATAGCCGCCATAGGCG
It encodes the following:
- a CDS encoding RtcB family protein, with product MSKPNLKPLEIRGAPVDVGALDQIRRCLEDTEAAAGALLADHHLGYSMPIGGVIAYRGAVSPSGVGYDIACGNKAVLTDLAASDVRPEITRIMDEIYQSLEFGMGRENPEPVGHELFDDPAWRNVRPIGKLRGLAMSQLGTIGSGNHYVDIFRDEADRIWIGVHFGSRGFGHKTCTGFLNLAKGRPFDARPGGENMHAPATVFSLKSEIGRDYLQAMKLAGRYAYAGRDYVCQRVLEILGARALDSVHNHHNFAWEEEHGGEKLLIVRKGATPAWPGQRCFIGGSMGGISVIAEGVDTEAARKLLRSTVHGAGRTMSRTAAAGKKKWRGGRPIRIGGRFTRQEMNANMKKLGILLRGADTDEDPRCYKNLAEVLALHEDALKILHTLTPLGVAMAGADVRDDFRD
- a CDS encoding tetratricopeptide repeat protein; translation: MARNFRKSIKSPDVFQTYSQRVLAKLMEFQRQLILAGVAIIIALGAYGGYWFWEGRTRRLAALAYGTAVLTAQSDAEQMEALLRAAAEKYPGTRPGILARLELGALLLERNKPREAEKTYREALAIGGLTETDRAVARRGLAGAMADQGKCDEARGEWRQAIAKPGRLITQDIYLSIAACFETQGKPKEALKVYEELSQKHPRSPFLTADLRDRIRKLGGQ